A segment of the Streptomyces sp. ITFR-21 genome:
CGGCCACGCCGCGGCGAACGTGGCGACCCTCCAGGACGTCCGCGCGGACGGCGCCGACCCGCGCGACCTCGGGCTGCCCCTGCTGGCGGAGGACCCGGCGGCCGACACCGACACCGACCCGGCGCACGACCCGCTCTTCCGGCCGGCGGTCGGATACGACCCGTGGACCGAGCGGCAGGGCTACACCCCCGACGGCCGGCGCATCGTGGTCACCCGGTTCGAGGACGGCGCCGACGGCCGGATCGAGCGGATCTGGACGACCGGATCCGACGGGTCCGATCCGCAGCCGATGCCGCTGGCCGAGCGGGGTCCGGCCGACTGGGACACCGACCCCGCCTTCTCCCCCGACCGCCGCTACCTCGCCTTCACCCGGACCTCGCCGGGCGGCGTCGAGGGGCACCCCGGCCCGGACCCCGGCCCCGGCCGCGTCCTGATCGCCGACGCCGTCACCGGCGCGATCCTGGCCCGGGTCACCCCGGCGTCCGCGGAACAGGCGGACGCCCAGCCCACCTGGTCCGCGGACGGCTCGATGCTGGCCTTCACCCGCGACGACGGCGCCGGCGGCAAGCACATCTGGACCGTGCCGGTGGGCGACGACCTCGGCACCGGGCCGGCCGGCGGCCTCGGACCGCAGCGCGACCTGACCGCGCTGATCTGCCCCGCCGGCTGCGCGGTCATCGACGACAGCCCGGCGTTCTCCCCCGACGGACGGTCCATCGCCTTCAACCGCAAGGAGAACCACGCCGGGAACAACGACCCGGCCGCCGAGTTCAACGGCCTCCTGCTGACCTCCGTCGCCGGCGACGACTGCCGGGCCGTCCTCCCCGAGGCCGCCCGGGGCACCGCCGACGCCTGCCACCGCGAACTGCCCGACGTGTCGGGCACCGGACCGCACCAGCCGCGCGACGCCGCGTGGACGGCGGACGGCGCCGGGCTGGTCATCAGCTCGCGCAGTGGCGCGTCCGTCGACTCCCCCGAGAAACTGAGCCTGGTGGACATCGCCGACGGGGCCCTGACACCGCTGACCGCGGAGCTGCCGGGGCGGCAGAAGGAGCCCAGCGTCCAGGCGACGGCGGACCTGTCGGTGCGGGCCCCGGGCACGGTGCCGCCGGTCGCCGTCGGCACGGCCGGCCGCATCACCGTCGACATCGTCAACAACGGCCCCGATGCCTCGCCCGGCACCGGCCTCACCGTCGCTCCGCCGCCCGGTGTGACGGTCACCGGCATCGGCTTCCCCGGCGGGGCGTGCGACGCCGCGTCCCTCCAGTGCGACGTGGGGACGGTGGCGTCCGGCGCCGGCGTACCGGTGACCGTGACCCTGACCGGGCTCACCACCGGCGACCAGTCGGTGGACTGGTCGGTGACCGGCGTCGTCGTCGACCCGCAGCCGGGCGACAACACCGCCAGGACCGTGGTGCCGGTGTACGTGCCAGGCCCGCCGACCCCCACCCCGACCCCGAGCACGACCCCGAGCACGCCGCCGAGCACGAGCACGAGCACGCCGCCGCCTCCCCCTGCGCCCCCACCGCCCCCACCGCCGGCGGCCGGGCCCGGACTCCGGGTCACCGCCCAGCCGGATCCGGGCTACGTCGGCGGCCGGGTCGTGGTGACGTACACCGTGCGCAACGGCCGCAACGCGCTGGCGACCGGGCTGCGGCTGCGCGTCGGCCTGCCGGCCGGGATCCCGAACGGCGGACCGCCGCCCGGCTGCGACGCCTCGTGGCTGTGCGCGCTGCCGGACCTGGCACCGGGCGCCGGCGCCGTCGTACGGGTGGTGCTCGCGCCCGACCATGCGCTGACCGGGCGGGCAACGGGCGTCCTCACCACCACCGGGACGGACGCCGACCGGGCCGACAACACGGCCCGTACGACGCTGCGGATCCTCCAGCCGCGGATCGTCGCGGTACCGGACGTCGGCAAGCCCGGTTTCGTCACCTCCGTACGCGGCAGGGACTTCCCGCCGGGGGTGCCGGTGCGGTTCGCCTGGGACCCGGGGATCACCGCAGCCGCCGCGCCGACCGTGCCGGTCCCGGACGGCACGTTCGTCGGCCAGCTGCTCATTCTCGCCAAGGACCAGACGGGGCCGCGCACCATCACGGCCCGCGGGCCCGGATTCTCCCCGGTGACGACCGGGTTCCTGGTGGTGCCGGGCACCGTACAGCCGCCGGACGAGGTGACCCGCCGGTGATCCACGAGGTCGACGAAGCGCTGCGCGCCCTGGTCGCCGAGTCCGGGCTGGAGGCGTCCGGCGTCGAGATCGTCTTCGACGCGCCCACCCGCGACTGGGCGGCCCGCCGCAACGCCCCCACGGTCTGCGTGTTCCTGTACGACATCCGGGAGGACGCCACCCGGCGCGGCAGCGGCGCGGGAGAGGTCCACGACGAGGACGGGTACGTGGTGGCGCGGCGCACCCCGCCGCGCTGGTTCGAGCTGACGTACCTGGTCACCGTCTGGGCGAGCCGCCCGCAGGACGAGCACCGGCTGCTCTCGCACGTCCTGGCCGCGCTGGTGGCGGTCGACGCGCTGCCGCAGCGGCTGCTCACCGGCTCGCTCGCGGATCTCGGCCTGGCGGTGGACCTGGACGCGGGCGGGACCCGCCCGGACGGGCCGACGGCCACCGATGTGTGGTCGGCGCTCGGCGGCGAGCTGAAGGCGTCGCTCGGGGTACGGGTGCGCGCCCCGCTCGCCGGGGTGAGCCGGGCCGCCGCGCCGCCGGTGACCGAAGGGCTCGTCGTACGCTCGGCCGGCCGCCAGCCGGACGGCGACGCGGCGGCGGGCCGCCGACTGCGGTACGAGGAGCTGCCGGATCCGGGCCCGGAGGGCTTCACCGCTCCCCGCGAGCGCCGCCCCACGCCGGGCCGCCGCCGCAGAGGAGGCCGCCAGACGTGACCGACACGGCCGCCACCGCCACCGCCGGCAGCTCCGGCACCCCCGCCCGTGCCGGCGCCTTCCGCCCCGCCGGCACCACCGCGACCACCGCCCCCTCCGGCGGCGCCGCGCCCTCCCCCACCGGCGGAGCCTCCGAGCCGGCCGCCACCACCGCCGACCCCGGCGACGCCCACCGCTCCGCCGGGACCCCGGACGGCGTGGGGGCCTTCGAGCCGGTCGGCGCCGCCGGCACCCTGGAGCCCCTCTGGGCGCGGCTGCGGCTCGTCGAGGAGCGGGTGCGGTACGCCGTCGCCGCTCGGCGCGCCGCCGATCCCGACCCCGGCGACCCCTACCGGGGCCAGTACCTCTCCCCCGAGGCCGTGCGGCGGATCCTGGACGCGCCGGGCGGGCTGCGGGTGCCGGGGGACGAGGCGCCGCCGGTCCCGGCCGGGTCCGTACTGGGGGCGCTCGCCGCCGGATTCGGGCTGTCGCCGCTGGAAACGGATCTGCTGCTGGTCGCGGTGGCCCCGGACCTCGACGCCCGGTTCGAGCCGCTGTACGGCTACCTCAACGACGACCTGACCCGGCGCCGGCCGACCGTCGGGCTGGCCCTGGAGCTGTGCGGACTGCCCGCGGCGTCGGCCGCCCGCTTCCGGCTCGCCCCGGCCGCGCCCCTGGTGGCCGGCGGCCTGCTGAAGGTCACCGAGCCGGACCGCCCCGTGCTGTCGCGGACGCTGGCGGTCCCGGACCGGGTCACCGCGCATCTGCTGGGCGACGCCGAACCGGACGCCCGGCTCGCCGGGGTGCTCGCCGAGGCCGCGCCGGATCCGGCGGCCGAGACCGCGCAGGTGCGGCGGGCCGCCGCCGCGGTCTGCTCCGGGACGGGCCTGGTGCACCTGCTCGACCGCGGCGGCGACGCGCCCGGTCTGGCCGTCGCGGCTCTGCGGGCGGCCGGGCTGCGCCCGCTGGTCCTCGACGCCGCGGCCCTGTTCCAGCGCCCCGCCGACGTACCCGCGCTCGCCGCGGTGGCCGCCCTGGAGGCCCGCCTCACCGGGGCGGGTGTCGTGCTCGGCCCGCTGGAGGCGCTGCCCGGGGAACCCGCGGAACGGGGCCGCGGGCTGGGCGAGGTGTGCGCGGCGCTGCGCGGCACACCCGTGTTCCTGTACGGCGCGGCGGGCTGGGATCCGCGGTGGGCGGCCGACACCCCGGTCGTCCTGCCGGTGCCGCCGCCCGCCCCGTCCCGGCAGGCCGAGCGCTGGCGGCACGCGCTGCGCGCCGCGGGCGCCGCGGACCTGCCGGACCGCGAGGTCGGCGCACTGGCCCGCGCGGTGGCCGCGCACCGCCTCGACGGCGGGCAGTTGCGCCGGGCCGCCGACGCGGCGGTGCGCGGTGCCGCACTGGCCGGCCGCCCGGTCGCGGCCGACGACCTGCGGGCCGCCGTACGGGCGCAGAACGGCGCTGGGCTCGCCCGGCTGGCCCGCCGGGTGGTGCCGGAGGTCGGCTGGGACGACCTGGTGCTGCCCGCGCCGACCCACCGCCGGCTGCGGGAGCTCGCGGTCCGCGCCCGGCACCGCGAACAGGTGCTCGGGCAGTGGCGGATGCGGCCGGGCGGCGGCCGGGGGCGCGGGGTGATCGCGCTGTTCGCGGGCGAGTCGGGTACCGGCAAGACCATGTCCGCCGAGGTGGTCGCGGCGGACCTCGGAATGGACCTGTACGTGGTCGACCTGTCCACCGTCGTCGACAAGTACATCGGCGAGACGGAGAAGAACCTGGAGCGGATCTTCACCGAGGCGTCCGCGGTCAACGCGGTGCTGCTCTTCGACGAGGCCGACGCGATCTTCGGCAAGCGGTCCGAGGTCAGGGACGCGCACGACCGGCACGCCAACATCGAGTCGGCGTACCTGCTCCAGCGCATGGAGTCGTTCGACGGGATCGCCGTACTGACCACCAACCTGCGGGCCAACCTGGACGAGGCGTTCACCCGGCGGCTGGACGTGGTGGCCGAGTTCCCGGTGCCCGACGCCGCCCAGCGCCTCGCCCTGTGGGAGCGGTGCCTGGGCGACCGGCTGCCGCGCGCCGCCGACCTGGACCTCCGGTTCTGCGCCGACCGCTTCGAGCTGGCCGGCGGCTCGATCCGGGCCTGCGCGGTCAGCGCCGCCTATCTCGCGGCCGAGTCCGGACAGCCGCTCGCCATGGGGCAGTTGGTGGCGGCGGTGGCGCAGGAGTACCGCAAGCTCGGCCGGCTGATCCTGGCGGGCGAGTTCGGCCCGTACCTGGCGGCGGTCACCGGCGTCTGACGGGCGGGGCCGGCCGCACGGCCGGATCGGGCCGGCGGACCGCGCAGGCGAATCGGGCCGGCGGACCGCACCGGCGGACCGGTCAGGAAGGACCGCGCGTCCCGGGCATCCCACGCGTCCCCGTGCGTCCGGCGCGCCCACCGCTGGGCGCGGAGGTCCGCGGCCCGCCGCCGCCCCGCCCGCGTCCGCACGCCGCGGACCTCCCGCAGACCTCGCCGCAGACCTCGCCGCGCCGCGCCGAACCGGCTCCGGCGGTGTCCAGGTCCGCACGGGCACGGCCGGCGGCCGGGGAGGCACCCGGACGGCCCGACCGGGCGTCCGGACAGGCAGCGGGGCTGCCCCCGGCCAGGTCCGCCCGCCCCTGTCGCCCCGCCGGACGCGCCTCGGAGACTCGGCATCGACGCATGTGATCCGGAACCGTGGAGGAGCGAGCATGGCGACGTACCTCACCCCAGGCGTGTACGTGGAGGAGGTGCAGTCCGGTGCCCGTCCGATCGAAGGGGTCGGCACCGCCGTCGCCGCGTTCGTCGGGTTCGCCCGGACCGGCCCGTTCCACGAACCGACGCTGGTGACCAACTGGGACCAGTACACGCAGCGGTTCGGCGGCTTCACCGAGGGCACCTACCTGGCGCACGCCGTGTACGGCTACTTCTCCAACGGCGGCGGCGCGGCCTACGTGGTGCGGGTCGGCGGCCCCGCCGCGGACTCCTCGGCGCCGGCGGTCGGCGACGGCCGCGCGTCCCGGGACGCGGGGACGGTCGAGCCGGTGGCGCTCGGCGGGTTCCTGGTAGCGGGCCGGCCCGGCACCTCCGGTCTGTCGGTGGAGATCGCCGACCCCGAGGGCGAGAACCCGCCCGAGGACCGCTTCAGGCTGCTGGTCCGCCAGGGCGGCCAGGTGGTGGAGACGTACGACGT
Coding sequences within it:
- a CDS encoding DUF4255 domain-containing protein, which translates into the protein MIHEVDEALRALVAESGLEASGVEIVFDAPTRDWAARRNAPTVCVFLYDIREDATRRGSGAGEVHDEDGYVVARRTPPRWFELTYLVTVWASRPQDEHRLLSHVLAALVAVDALPQRLLTGSLADLGLAVDLDAGGTRPDGPTATDVWSALGGELKASLGVRVRAPLAGVSRAAAPPVTEGLVVRSAGRQPDGDAAAGRRLRYEELPDPGPEGFTAPRERRPTPGRRRRGGRQT
- a CDS encoding ATP-binding protein, with protein sequence MGAFEPVGAAGTLEPLWARLRLVEERVRYAVAARRAADPDPGDPYRGQYLSPEAVRRILDAPGGLRVPGDEAPPVPAGSVLGALAAGFGLSPLETDLLLVAVAPDLDARFEPLYGYLNDDLTRRRPTVGLALELCGLPAASAARFRLAPAAPLVAGGLLKVTEPDRPVLSRTLAVPDRVTAHLLGDAEPDARLAGVLAEAAPDPAAETAQVRRAAAAVCSGTGLVHLLDRGGDAPGLAVAALRAAGLRPLVLDAAALFQRPADVPALAAVAALEARLTGAGVVLGPLEALPGEPAERGRGLGEVCAALRGTPVFLYGAAGWDPRWAADTPVVLPVPPPAPSRQAERWRHALRAAGAADLPDREVGALARAVAAHRLDGGQLRRAADAAVRGAALAGRPVAADDLRAAVRAQNGAGLARLARRVVPEVGWDDLVLPAPTHRRLRELAVRARHREQVLGQWRMRPGGGRGRGVIALFAGESGTGKTMSAEVVAADLGMDLYVVDLSTVVDKYIGETEKNLERIFTEASAVNAVLLFDEADAIFGKRSEVRDAHDRHANIESAYLLQRMESFDGIAVLTTNLRANLDEAFTRRLDVVAEFPVPDAAQRLALWERCLGDRLPRAADLDLRFCADRFELAGGSIRACAVSAAYLAAESGQPLAMGQLVAAVAQEYRKLGRLILAGEFGPYLAAVTGV